Proteins from a genomic interval of Panthera tigris isolate Pti1 chromosome A2, P.tigris_Pti1_mat1.1, whole genome shotgun sequence:
- the LOC122236607 gene encoding olfactory receptor-like protein OLF4, producing MEPGNITRISKFLLLGFSERPELQPLLFGLFLSMYLITVFGNLLILLAISSDSHLHTPMYFFLANLSFVDICFTSTTVPKMLWNIQTQTKVITYEDCITQMNFFITFAGMDDFLLSVMAYDRFVAICHPLHYTVIMNPRLCGLLVLVSWITSVLYSLEHTLMVLRLSFCTEVVIPHFFCELNQMIQLACSDTFLSNVVMYLAAMLLVGGPLAGILYSYSKIVSSIRGISSAQGKYKAFSTCASHLSVVSLFYCTSLGVYLSSAATQISHSSATASVMYTVVTPMLNPFIYSLRNRDIKRALKRIIGIQ from the coding sequence ATGGAACCAGGAAATATTACACGGATATCAAAATTTCTTCTCCTGGGATTTTCAGAGAGACCAGAACTGCAGCCCCTCCTGTTTGGGCTTTTCCTCTCCATGTACCTGATCACTGTGTTTGGAAACCTGCTCATCCTCCTGGCCATTAGCTctgactcccacctccacacccccatgtacttcttcctggccaacctgTCCTTTGTAGACATCTGCTTCACCTCCACCACCGTCCCGAAGATGCTCTGGAACATCCAGACCCAGACCAAAGTCATAACCTATGAGGACTGTATCACACAAATGAACTTTTTCATAACCTTTGCAGGGATGGACGACTTTCTCCTGAGTGTGATGGCCTATGACAGGTTCGTGGCCATCTGTCACCCCCTGCACTACACGGTCATCATGAACCCCCGGCTCTGTGGACTGCTGGTTCTGGTGTCCTGGATCACGAGTGTCCTGTATTCCTTGGAACACACCTTAATGGTGTTGCGGCTGTCCTTCTGTACAGAAGTAGTGATCCcccactttttctgtgaactcaATCAGATGATCCAACTTGCCTGTTCTGACACCTTTCTTAGTAATGTGGTGATGTATCTTGCAGCTATGCTGCTGGTTGGAGGTCCCCTTGCTGGGATCCTTTACTCTTATTCTAAGATAGTTTCTTCCATACGTGGGATCTCATCAGCTCAGGGCAAGTATAAAGCATTTTCCACCTGTGCGTCTCACCTCTCGGTTGTCTCCTTATTTTATTGTACGAGCCTAGGAGTGTACCTCAGCTCTGCTGCTACCCAGATCTCCCATTCAAGTGCCACAGCCTCGGTGATGTACACGGTGGTCACacccatgctgaaccccttcatctacagcctgaggaacagaGACATAAAGAGGGCTCTGAAAAGAATCATTGGGATCCAGTGA